In Styela clava chromosome 14, kaStyClav1.hap1.2, whole genome shotgun sequence, the following are encoded in one genomic region:
- the LOC120335845 gene encoding E3 SUMO-protein ligase ZBED1-like, which translates to MTICNAFLLFRMSNISSSFKKITPRRQGRRPNSLVWEHFSRPSKEEGYSYVICNFCKEKLSYCESTGNLLNHLRRRHAFINTDSVHTSNLTASQVTEGSGSGTKQKKLETFFKSKSISRQRQNHIDKLIVNVIIGDMRPINIVEGEHFRNLISNLEPGYEMPGRTFFGKQIETKYSQYKCKLMSILKEQNVISITTDAWTSIRMEAYITVTAHFVMAGELQNYVLSTTQIVGDQTGINLKSYILYVLNDFSIPPSSIFAIVTDNGANVVSACKILQTEHGWHHIRCAAHTLQLCIKDAIKNTEIARALASDHLEGSNYVTMSSLLPIAKGLVGQCEELLVDELQLSASKTFCSTILSSLHTRFSDVMSTSVQSEGITSWTPAQMDHSQEQMETVNSSSEIHGLFERGLENSGSSSDSESSNIVSEEIAWYLKRKVDDKESPPAPLTWWDNNGARAPLLKRMAVKYLSVPATSAASERAFSSAGLTVSQLRSRLTSAHVNELNFLYCNKKLLE; encoded by the exons ATGACTATTTGCAatgcatttttattattcagaatGTCTAATATCAGTAGtagctttaaaaaaataacaccTAGGCGGCAGGGACGGCGCCCCAATTCCTTAGTCTGGGAACATTTTTCTCGCCCGTCAAAAGAGGAGGGATATTCATATGTGATTTGCAACTTCTGTAAAGAGAAGTTGTCATACTGCGAGTCTACCGGCAATCTTTTGAACCACCTCAGAAGAAGACATGCATTCATCAACACTGATTCAGTGCATACATCAAA tttaacAGCGAGCCAAGTGACAGAAGGCAGTGGAAGTggaacaaaacagaaaaaacttGAAACCTTTTTTAAATCAAAGTCCATTAGCAGACAAAGACAGAATCATATAGACAAATTAATAGTCAATGTTATAATAGGGGACATGAGGCCGATCAATATCGTAGAGGGGGAGCATTTTAgaaatttaatatcaaatcTTGAGCCGGGATACGAGATGCCTGGAAGAACTTTTTTTGGAAAACAGATTGAAACTAAATATTCGCAGTATAAATGCAAACTCATGTCtattttaaaagaacaaaatgtGATATCTATCACAACAGATGCATGGACAAGCATCCGGATGGAAGCTTATATAACTGTTACAGCACATTTTGTCATGGCAGGAGAACTACAGAACTATGTATTGTCCACTACACAAATAGTTGGGGACCAAACTGGTATAAACTTGAAAAGTTACATCCTATATGTACTGAATGATTTTTCTATCCCCCCTTCCTCCATATTTGCTATAGTAACAGACAACGGGGCGAATGTTGTTTCTGCAtgtaaaattttacaaactgaACATGGCTGGCATCACATTCGTTGCGCTGCTCACACCCTCCAGCTGTGTATCAAAGATGCCatcaaaaatacagaaatagcaAGGGCACTAG CCTCTGATCACCTTGAAGGAAGTAATTATGTGACGATGTCATCTTTGCTACCAATTGCAAAAGGTTTAGTGGGTCAGTGTGAAGAACTCCTTGTCGATGAGCTTCAGCTATCGGCATCAAAGACCTTCTGTTCGACCATTCTCAGTTCGTTACACACTAGATTCTCAGATGTCATGTCAACTTCAGTACAAAGCGAAGGA ATCACGTCATGGACCCCTGCCCAAATGGATCATAGTCAAGAGCAAATGGAAACCGTGAATTCATCTAGTGAAATTCATGGACTTTTTGAGAGAGGCCTAGAGAACTCTGGCAGTTCTTCAGACTCGGAAAGTTCGAATATTGTGTCAGAGGAAATAGCTTGGTACTTAAAACGAAAGGTTGATGATAAAGAGTCACCACCTGCACCATTGACCTGGTGGGATAACAATGGAGCCCGTGCCCCTTTGCTCAAGAGAATGGCAGTGAAGTATCTGAGTGTACCCGCAACCTCGGCTGCTTCAGAAAGGGCTTTTTCTTCTGCTGGACTGACTGTTTCACAGTTGAGATCACGACTAACGAGTGCCCATGTTAATGAACTCAATTTTCTCTACTGCAATAAGAAATTGTTGGAGTGA